A segment of the Fibrobacter succinogenes subsp. succinogenes S85 genome:
GACCGCGGGTTCCATTTACGACAACTACGACTTGCTTTACAAGTGGCGCCATCCGATTGTCGCCGAAGTCAAGTTGCAGATTGAACATACGCTCTGCGCATTGCCGGGCACAAAGCTCGAAGACCTTACCGAAGTCCTGAGCCACCCGCAGGGACTCGCCCAGTGCAGCCGCTTTTTCGGACAGCACCCGAACATCAAGAGCACCGCATTTTACGATACCGCAGGCAGCGCCGAAGAAATCGCGAAGCGCGGCGACAAGCACATCGGTGCAATCGCAAGCGCATACGCTGCCAAGTTCTACGGTCTTGACATTTTAAAGCAAGGGCTCGAAAATTTGCCGGGCGTAAACTTCACGCGTTTTTACGCCATCCAGAAGACCGCAATTGAGCTGCCGGACTTCAAGGCAAACGAAACCGTCAAGCCGCCTATCAAGACGACGCTCCTTTTGATGTTGAGCGATTCCAGCAAGTCTGGCGCTTTGTACGAAGCGCTCGGTTGCTTTGCCAAGCGTAAGCTGAACCTCACGCGCATTGAGAGCCGCCCGCATCCGGACCGTCCGTGGGAATACATTTTCCACCTTTCGTTCGAAGGCAATCCGAAGGACCCGAATGTCGTTGAAGCGCTCAAAGAATTGCAGCAGTACACCGA
Coding sequences within it:
- a CDS encoding prephenate dehydratase, whose amino-acid sequence is MKKIAFQGRRGAYSESAAYHLFGNDIEVVPMDTFEQIFQGIETGVVDGGAIPIENSTAGSIYDNYDLLYKWRHPIVAEVKLQIEHTLCALPGTKLEDLTEVLSHPQGLAQCSRFFGQHPNIKSTAFYDTAGSAEEIAKRGDKHIGAIASAYAAKFYGLDILKQGLENLPGVNFTRFYAIQKTAIELPDFKANETVKPPIKTTLLLMLSDSSKSGALYEALGCFAKRKLNLTRIESRPHPDRPWEYIFHLSFEGNPKDPNVVEALKELQQYTDFIYRLGSFREGTTEKLSY